From the bacterium genome, one window contains:
- a CDS encoding helix-turn-helix domain-containing protein, which yields MENGDSELDELCRVLGRRLAQIRREAGLTQVQLAARLGGTNRGWQQAVSRFERGKAGQQSLSFILDYLRVCGKNLGAVLDVLDEYASRPTILEQRAKQALLDATAELPPLQQDRAENYDIGLRLKAGQHVRTEQDIEKRVRQALKRARAEAWERRLHRTFNEVMNESRLGWKDPLATYLRAYGSRVFGALRRTRKARPVWRAKAIAKLDNWAAEHGLLPEPFTKMKQAVIALFADMERKSELD from the coding sequence ATGGAAAACGGTGACTCTGAGCTGGACGAGTTGTGCCGGGTGCTTGGCCGGAGGCTAGCCCAGATTCGGCGTGAGGCCGGTCTGACCCAGGTGCAACTGGCCGCCCGGTTGGGCGGCACCAATCGCGGATGGCAGCAGGCAGTGAGCCGGTTCGAGCGGGGCAAGGCCGGCCAGCAATCACTATCCTTCATTCTCGACTACCTGCGGGTCTGTGGCAAGAACCTCGGCGCAGTCCTGGACGTGCTCGACGAGTACGCCTCGCGGCCGACGATTCTCGAACAGCGTGCGAAGCAGGCGTTGCTGGATGCGACCGCGGAGTTGCCGCCTCTTCAGCAGGATCGGGCAGAGAACTATGACATCGGCCTCAGGCTGAAGGCCGGTCAGCATGTTCGGACCGAGCAGGACATCGAGAAGCGAGTGCGGCAGGCGCTGAAGCGCGCCAGGGCCGAAGCGTGGGAGCGCAGATTACATCGGACGTTCAACGAAGTTATGAACGAGTCACGGCTTGGCTGGAAAGACCCGCTGGCGACGTACCTCCGTGCATACGGCAGCAGAGTCTTCGGCGCCCTGCGCCGCACGCGCAAAGCCCGGCCGGTCTGGCGCGCCAAAGCAATAGCCAAGCTCGACAACTGGGCCGCTGAGCACGGGCTCCTGCCCGAGCCGTTCACCAAAATGAAGCAGGCAGTCATCGCCCTGTTCGCCGACATGGAACGCAAGAGCGAACTCGACTGA
- a CDS encoding type II toxin-antitoxin system RelE/ParE family toxin, with protein MNYRVAFAPEAVKDFRNLSANTRAEVRDAVNRHLMHEPTRLSRSRIKRLRGTRKPQYRLRVGDVRVFYDVHADRVEVLAIVEKSKAAEWLERTGEFDEESSAG; from the coding sequence ATGAATTACCGCGTCGCTTTCGCGCCGGAGGCGGTCAAGGACTTTCGCAACCTGTCGGCCAACACGCGGGCGGAAGTCAGGGACGCGGTCAACCGACACCTGATGCATGAGCCGACGCGGCTGAGCCGAAGCCGCATCAAGCGACTGCGGGGCACCCGCAAGCCTCAGTATCGCCTGCGCGTCGGCGATGTCCGCGTCTTCTACGACGTACATGCGGACCGCGTGGAAGTGCTGGCTATCGTTGAGAAATCGAAAGCTGCGGAATGGCTTGAGAGAACTGGAGAATTCGATGAGGAAAGTAGCGCTGGCTGA
- a CDS encoding type II toxin-antitoxin system Phd/YefM family antitoxin has product MRKVALAEVRDHLSEYLNEAAEEEVVITRHGRPAGVLIGFADEDDWFDYRLENDPRFVARIAEARASLRAGKAVPWEDVQTEVGTEPAEFVVADRPARRRSRRS; this is encoded by the coding sequence ATGAGGAAAGTAGCGCTGGCTGAAGTGAGGGATCACCTCTCGGAATACCTGAATGAGGCAGCCGAAGAGGAAGTCGTCATCACTCGGCATGGCCGACCCGCAGGCGTGCTGATTGGCTTTGCCGACGAGGATGATTGGTTCGACTACCGGCTGGAGAATGACCCGCGTTTCGTCGCGCGCATCGCCGAGGCGCGGGCAAGTCTGAGGGCCGGGAAGGCCGTCCCGTGGGAAGACGTGCAGACAGAGGTCGGGACGGAGCCGGCTGAGTTCGTCGTCGCGGACCGGCCGGCTCGACGGCGCTCGCGCCGAAGCTAG